The genomic stretch TGGTGGTCAGGCCGGGGGCAACTCACCGGTGAGCTTGACCACCACTGAGGCAGATCCGGAAAGCAGGGTCTTGGGGTTCTTAGCAATACACGTGTACGTGCCCTCCTGGGCCGCTGTCATGCTACTGATGTTGAGGTGGTCTCGCCCGTTCTTGAGGGCACGCCCGTTGAAGGCCCACACGTACTCGGGCTCTGGGCAGGACTGGGACACACACCACAGGGTGAGGGATGTATTGAAGTCAAGCTTGATGGTACAGCCTGTGCGGGCAGTAGAATCCTGGAGGATGGCCACGCGTTCTGGGCCAactgtgggggcaggagggagagagacacggGGCAGTAGAGGGACAGGCGAGTCCCTGGCTTCCTCTCCACCAGGCTGGGCCCCTGGGGACTTGTGGAGGGAGGAAGCTCTGGTCTTTTCTGGATCCCACACAGATCTCTAACTTGCTCTAGGATCCCGAGAATCACTTTCCCCTTTCAGggaatctgttttctcttctgtaaagagAGGGTGTTGGGCCAGAccaaatttcaagatattttcGAAATCTATGgccgaagaagaagaagaagaagaagaagaagaagaagaagaagaagaagaagaagaagaagaagaaaaagaagaagaagaagaagaagactagACTATCAGTTTCTCGTAAGTCACTCTAAGATTCTAGAATTCTAGGGCTCCAAGGGTCAATGCTTCTAGTCAATGCAAGAGTCAGTGCTTCTAGGTTCTAGGATTCTAAGATTCTAGAAATCTATGTTTCTAAAATTCTAGGTTTGGGTGGCTCTAAGATTTTAGAATTCAATTCTAAGGTTCTAAGAATTTCTGCTTCTAGAGTTTCTAGGATTCTCAGAGTCTAGAATTCAGTGCTTCTTAAATCCAGCATTCCCTGGTGGTAGGATTCTAGGCTCTAAGTTTTTCTACATTAGCGGCCCTTGCGTACCTCTGTGATTTATTTGCCCCGGATTCCACACTGCATATCTGCTGCCCCTGGGAATGACTCCGTGCTttggttacatttttaaattttacctcccctcccacccaccactcCCTTCCCGCCTCCCTTTCAAAACCAACCAGTCCTGTGTCCTTTCCTGCAGGTACTGCTTCAGACTGAAGGATTATTCCATTTCTAGGGTGGTTTTTTGTCCTTTGGCAATGGGTCAAGTGCAttttaagagggatccctggctcCTAAGCCCAGCTCATCTACTGACCCACTGTGTGCCCTCGGGTGCCCTCTCctggcctcagtttacccatctatGAGATTTGGGCACTGGGTGTTTCTAGTGGGGCCAGGAGGACTCACAGTACACGGTCAGGTTGATGGGCTCGCTGCGGCTCACACTGACCGGGTTCCAGACCTCACACTGGTAggctccagcctcctccctgcgGATGCCATGCCGGGTCAGCACCCGGCCATCGGGGGACTGGCCAAGGCGGATGGCGATGGGCAGGGCTTCGCCGTTGAAGAACCAGCGGACCTcagcggggctggggctgctgcaCATCAGGCGTAGGGTGTCTCGGCGCTCCACCAGTGCCGTGTTGTTGGCCATGACCACGGGCTGGGCCAGGATCTCTGTGGGGcaagagacagagggggagggggccgggcacTGCCTGCTTCCCcggccacccccctccccaggtcGAGGGGCATGGCTGGATCCTGGTGGTGTCCCTGTACCCCGCCGGAGGGGCAAAGAATGGGATAAGAGGTAATCCTGGAAGCCATCCTGAAGGAGGtgagcattttaattttattgttattttgtcttttttttggttttaaatttttaccttctttttatgtatttatttattttttttatagaggGACTGGGAAGGAGGTGGGAAGGCTGGCTGCGGCAGAGGGGAGTCCGGGGGTGGGGTGTCTCACCATAGACCTGCAAGTGTCCGTAGCCCACCTCCGTCTGCAGCTGCCTGTTGAGAGTCTGCAGGATGTAGGTGCCCGAGTGGCGGGGCAGGACGCCCTGGATGTCCAGGCTGCCATCGGGGCGCACAGCCTCCCGCCCTGTGTGGGCCGGGCCAGGGGTCTCGTCGCCCGTGCTCACAATGTAGCTGGCCACCAGGTAAGTCAGGCTGAGAGTGGGTCCCGCGTACCAGTTGTAGGCAAGCAGCTCCCCCAAAAGCCCGTGGACGGCCAGCGTCACGTTGTCCCCCTCAGCTGGCTGGGCGGGCTCGGGGGTGATGGAGATCTCGGCCCCCACGCTCAGAAAAGTGGCTGAGGAAAAGGAGCCAGAGGGCCCGGATGAGGTCGGCTTGACCACTGCCTTCGTTCAGTGAAGGAGGAGACGTGCACTCCTGGCACACGTGTTCCTGgtatacagtaagtgctcaataagtgctGGCCAGGTGCAGGGTCTGGAGTGGGCCTGAGGATTGAATTTGTCGGGCCGTGCCAAGAATCTGGCAGAAAGCCTTGCACACGAGTGTGTAGCACGTGCTCAGCCTGCAAGAACTCTGGATTGCATGGGGCCCAGAGGGTTTTCCCGTCCTGAGAGTCACCAGACCGAGGCTTTCACAATCAGGCGGGCTCATCTAGGCCCCGGCTCagctctctgcctctccaggTCTGACCACAGCAGAAAGTAGGGGTGTGATGAATTGACTCCACCCCTTTCCTTTCAACCCCGACAGATAAGCCCCAAACCTGCCTAGCTGGTCAGGGCTGCTTGGGTTGGAATTGtacgtgtgcatgtatgtgtgcat from Canis aureus isolate CA01 chromosome 1, VMU_Caureus_v.1.0, whole genome shotgun sequence encodes the following:
- the CEACAM16 gene encoding cell adhesion molecule CEACAM16 — translated: TKAVVKPTSSGPSGSFSSATFLSVGAEISITPEPAQPAEGDNVTLAVHGLLGELLAYNWYAGPTLSLTYLVASYIVSTGDETPGPAHTGREAVRPDGSLDIQGVLPRHSGTYILQTLNRQLQTEVGYGHLQVYEILAQPVVMANNTALVERRDTLRLMCSSPSPAEVRWFFNGEALPIAIRLGQSPDGRVLTRHGIRREEAGAYQCEVWNPVSVSRSEPINLTVYFGPERVAILQDSTARTGCTIKLDFNTSLTLWCVSQSCPEPEYVWAFNGRALKNGRDHLNISSMTAAQEGTYTCIAKNPKTLLSGSASVVVKLTAAAVAMTIVPVPTKPMEGQDVTLTVQGYPKDLLVYAWYRGPASEPNRLLSQLPSGNWIAGPAHTGREVGFANCSLLVQKLNLTDAGRYMLKTVTLQGKTETLEVELQVARECIRGGRGGLFSDRGFQEEALPPP